A section of the Streptomyces sp. CG1 genome encodes:
- a CDS encoding PucR family transcriptional regulator: MSQPDAARDGVIRLAARLEPRINQLARAIVERQRAEVPGFDLLPGEMRDVEIAATARHAIRGFLRHVQGLPDTDIVVFRERAVQRAEEGLPLVQLLRGYHVGAQVLLDALSELARPGEEAALQSLTRMQLSALQATVENVTEAYLAGLADHQGAARELARALIRGDEPREVAARYGLSLEPGYLVLSVQAPEPRTPVAARRLLRRVLARLAPLAEGRVLSLPDECGGCILLPSRTALDAVAGRLSSRLPTAPIVGAAPAGTPEEVPAAAERARRIAAVADKPGLHRLRDVLLDYHLSGAADSAPELGALLEPLDRQPGLTATVAAFLDCDFDRRRTAQALDVHPNTVDNRLARVTELTGVDPHTARGVQLFGAAMALHRIAGRDYR, from the coding sequence ATGTCACAACCAGACGCTGCGCGAGACGGCGTGATTCGGCTGGCGGCACGCCTCGAACCGCGGATCAACCAGCTGGCCAGGGCCATCGTGGAACGTCAGCGGGCCGAGGTGCCTGGCTTCGATCTCCTGCCCGGTGAGATGCGGGATGTGGAGATCGCGGCGACAGCCCGTCACGCGATACGTGGCTTCCTCCGTCATGTGCAAGGCCTGCCGGATACCGACATCGTGGTGTTCCGGGAACGCGCGGTCCAGCGCGCCGAGGAAGGCCTTCCCCTGGTGCAGTTGCTCAGGGGGTACCACGTCGGTGCCCAGGTGCTGCTGGACGCCCTGAGCGAGTTGGCCCGTCCGGGCGAGGAGGCGGCATTGCAGTCGTTGACCCGGATGCAGCTCAGCGCGCTCCAGGCCACCGTCGAAAATGTCACAGAGGCGTACCTTGCGGGCCTCGCCGACCACCAGGGGGCGGCACGGGAGCTGGCCCGGGCACTCATCCGTGGTGACGAGCCCCGGGAGGTCGCCGCCCGTTACGGGCTGTCCCTGGAACCCGGCTACCTCGTGCTCAGTGTGCAGGCGCCCGAGCCCCGGACGCCGGTGGCGGCACGCAGGCTGCTGCGTCGGGTGCTGGCCCGGCTCGCTCCGCTGGCCGAGGGACGCGTGCTCAGTCTGCCGGACGAATGCGGCGGCTGCATCCTGCTGCCCTCTCGGACCGCACTCGACGCCGTCGCCGGCCGGCTCTCCTCCCGTCTTCCGACAGCGCCGATCGTAGGCGCCGCGCCTGCGGGAACCCCCGAGGAAGTCCCCGCAGCGGCCGAACGAGCACGCCGCATCGCAGCCGTTGCAGACAAGCCCGGCCTGCACCGGTTGCGGGACGTGCTGCTCGACTACCATCTGTCGGGAGCTGCGGACAGCGCACCCGAACTGGGCGCCCTGCTCGAACCGCTGGACCGCCAACCCGGCCTGACCGCGACCGTGGCCGCCTTTCTCGACTGTGACTTCGACCGGCGCCGTACGGCTCAGGCACTTGACGTGCACCCCAACACGGTCGACAACCGCTTGGCTCGTGTGACCGAGTTGACCGGCGTCGACCCGCACACCGCCCGCGGCGTCCAGCTTTTCGGTGCCGCGATGGCCCTGCACCGGATCGCCGGCCGGGACTACCGGTAA
- a CDS encoding alkyl sulfatase dimerization domain-containing protein: MSFSLTDYADRVWHGAVDDSIVHAGQAGSAVTEVVDGVGWYPGFGNVITFHTDDEVILFDTGNPLAADSLHQAVRAWSRLPVTTAVFSHGHIDHVFGMGPFDAENAPRPTVLAHERVGERFDRYLLTGGYNTVINQRQFRLPDLTWPTQYRRPDLTYRDALTLTRGELTFELFHVRGETDDATVAWIPEHRILCPGDMFIWVSPNCGNPQKVQRYPREWALALRRMAALGAEIMLPSHGAPLFGADRIRLALTETAEWLESLVQQTLDGLNSGARLDDLIHSVRPPAHLADRVYLQAKYDEPEFIVRNLWRRYAGWYDGNPAHLKPAPDDQVATALADLAGGAAALSDAARRYADAGELRVAGHLAEFAVQAAPDDATVHAARADINQARAESESSLMAQGIFTWAATESRERCGDKS; this comes from the coding sequence ATGAGCTTCTCCCTCACCGACTACGCAGACCGGGTCTGGCACGGCGCCGTCGACGACAGCATCGTCCATGCCGGGCAGGCCGGTTCCGCCGTCACCGAAGTGGTCGACGGCGTCGGCTGGTACCCCGGCTTCGGCAATGTCATCACCTTCCACACGGACGACGAGGTCATCCTGTTCGACACCGGCAACCCGCTCGCCGCCGACAGCCTCCACCAGGCCGTCCGCGCCTGGAGTCGACTCCCGGTGACCACCGCCGTCTTCTCGCACGGTCACATCGACCATGTCTTCGGGATGGGGCCCTTCGATGCGGAGAACGCACCACGCCCGACCGTGCTCGCCCACGAGAGGGTCGGGGAACGGTTCGACCGCTACCTGCTGACGGGCGGCTACAACACGGTCATCAACCAACGTCAGTTCCGGCTGCCGGATTTGACCTGGCCGACCCAGTACCGCAGGCCCGACCTGACTTACCGGGATGCGCTCACCCTGACCCGCGGTGAGCTGACCTTCGAGCTCTTCCACGTGAGGGGCGAGACCGACGACGCGACCGTCGCCTGGATCCCCGAGCACCGCATCCTGTGCCCTGGTGACATGTTCATCTGGGTTTCCCCCAACTGCGGCAACCCGCAGAAGGTACAGCGCTACCCACGTGAGTGGGCGCTCGCACTGCGCCGCATGGCGGCCCTGGGCGCGGAGATCATGCTGCCCTCGCACGGGGCACCACTCTTCGGCGCCGACCGGATCCGCCTGGCGCTCACCGAGACCGCGGAATGGCTGGAGAGTCTGGTCCAGCAGACGCTGGACGGACTCAACTCCGGTGCCCGGCTGGACGATCTGATCCACTCCGTACGCCCGCCCGCCCATCTGGCCGACCGCGTCTACCTGCAAGCCAAGTACGACGAACCCGAGTTCATCGTGCGCAACCTGTGGCGGCGCTATGCCGGGTGGTACGACGGCAACCCCGCGCACCTCAAACCGGCTCCCGACGACCAGGTCGCCACCGCGCTGGCGGACCTCGCAGGCGGTGCGGCCGCCCTGTCGGACGCGGCTCGACGCTACGCGGACGCGGGCGAACTGAGGGTCGCCGGCCACCTCGCGGAGTTCGCGGTACAGGCCGCCCCGGACGACGCCACGGTGCACGCCGCACGCGCCGACATCAACCAGGCACGCGCCGAGTCCGAGTCCTCCCTCATGGCCCAAGGCATCTTCACCTGGGCCGCGACCGAGTCACGAGAACGGTGCGGCGACAAATCCTGA
- a CDS encoding phosphatidylinositol-specific phospholipase C domain-containing protein — protein sequence MTNRRALIAFTAALLLLALPGQASAQPTTSTDAFNSLTVESHPDWMATVPDGTSLAALSLPGTHDTLAIHGGLAPWAYEAQEDHGDSAATLTAQLAAGVRAIDIRVRVVNGGTAFAIHHTDVYQNANFDDVLTTAAAFLAAHPTETVLMDLHGECDADTTEGGSGNSSIGHCADDPSNTTEAAREVLFQSYLVHYPGLFYAPSVAGSSTAAMPTLGQVRGHIVLTTFTGPRGQVYPGYGLTQLTTGNWAQYVENDYQQCNLDQKWNEARANLVNASNDTAGNMYTTYTSANCAPFGADPADMAGGYGGGTGINQRLLDYLKGSRASHTGTVLTDYPGHSLIDAVISSNPGMSLN from the coding sequence TTGACGAACCGACGTGCACTGATCGCTTTCACCGCCGCGCTCCTCCTGCTCGCACTGCCCGGCCAGGCATCCGCACAGCCCACGACGTCGACCGACGCCTTCAACAGCCTGACCGTGGAAAGCCATCCGGATTGGATGGCCACGGTGCCCGACGGGACCAGCCTGGCAGCGCTGTCGCTACCCGGCACGCATGACACCCTCGCCATCCACGGCGGCCTCGCCCCTTGGGCGTACGAGGCCCAGGAAGACCATGGCGACAGCGCCGCAACCCTCACCGCCCAACTCGCCGCAGGCGTCCGTGCGATCGATATCCGTGTCCGGGTCGTCAACGGCGGCACAGCCTTCGCCATCCACCACACCGACGTGTACCAGAACGCGAACTTCGACGACGTACTGACCACGGCAGCCGCATTCCTCGCCGCGCACCCGACCGAGACCGTCCTGATGGATCTGCACGGCGAGTGCGACGCTGACACCACCGAGGGCGGCAGCGGCAACAGCTCGATCGGACACTGCGCCGACGACCCGTCGAACACCACCGAGGCGGCCCGCGAGGTCCTCTTCCAAAGCTACCTCGTCCACTACCCCGGCCTCTTCTATGCCCCCAGTGTCGCCGGCTCGTCCACCGCCGCCATGCCGACCCTCGGCCAGGTCCGCGGACATATCGTGCTGACCACGTTCACCGGCCCGCGCGGCCAGGTCTACCCCGGATACGGCCTGACTCAGCTCACCACCGGCAACTGGGCCCAATACGTGGAGAACGACTACCAGCAGTGCAACCTCGACCAAAAGTGGAACGAGGCACGGGCCAACCTGGTCAACGCCAGCAACGACACTGCCGGAAACATGTACACCACCTACACGTCAGCGAACTGCGCACCCTTCGGCGCAGATCCGGCCGACATGGCGGGCGGGTACGGCGGCGGTACCGGCATCAACCAGCGCCTCCTCGACTACCTCAAGGGCAGCAGAGCCTCGCACACCGGCACGGTGCTGACCGACTACCCCGGCCACTCCCTGATCGACGCGGTCATCAGCAGCAATCCAGGGATGTCGCTCAACTGA
- a CDS encoding ribosome-inactivating family protein: MSNHHRQKTPSVFRRVSIGIATAAVGSTVLGIGVTTVQAAEPDQRQHASGIPSSSLSDGSTYAANQAQGRGQNAGGQDEQGSGNSNRSRRDLTSQQSIAVEFSNADSATPQEYLQFVNRVRNAVSEDGPSATYNANRYSFRQTRQDPNPISVRLSTGEGNSVATVDLLIRPSDLYVVGWRNQNRNYWMADAGAVPQGFEEAGFRFTYPQERATIPLGQQAMVQAIHTMTRDASVSERERAMTVLAQMVSEATRFNGIAQSISGLRSSDSTSHRDRPERWYTGSAPAPAVLDMENNWGALSVTLADLQNGQPPRNPISVNGTLIDNAEQLSQLLSVANRNSLTTNAPLMPQAPELPGRPGGESKGSEF, translated from the coding sequence ATGAGCAATCATCACAGGCAGAAAACTCCATCTGTGTTTCGGCGCGTGAGCATAGGAATCGCCACCGCTGCCGTCGGGTCCACCGTGCTCGGAATCGGCGTCACCACGGTGCAGGCCGCTGAGCCCGATCAGCGGCAGCACGCAAGCGGAATTCCTTCCAGTTCGCTGTCGGATGGCTCCACCTACGCCGCGAACCAAGCCCAAGGCCGAGGCCAGAACGCCGGTGGGCAGGACGAGCAGGGTTCTGGCAATTCGAACAGGAGTCGACGCGACCTCACATCGCAACAATCCATTGCCGTCGAGTTCAGCAACGCCGACAGCGCCACTCCCCAAGAATACCTTCAGTTCGTGAACCGAGTCCGAAACGCCGTGAGCGAGGACGGGCCGAGCGCCACCTACAACGCCAACCGCTACAGCTTTCGCCAGACCAGGCAGGACCCGAACCCGATCTCCGTACGACTCAGCACCGGTGAGGGCAACTCCGTGGCCACGGTCGACCTCCTCATCCGCCCCAGCGACCTCTACGTCGTGGGCTGGCGCAACCAGAACCGCAACTACTGGATGGCGGACGCCGGCGCGGTGCCCCAGGGGTTCGAGGAAGCCGGATTCCGGTTCACCTATCCGCAGGAGCGAGCGACCATCCCTCTCGGACAGCAGGCGATGGTGCAAGCCATTCACACCATGACAAGGGACGCGTCAGTGTCCGAGCGTGAACGTGCCATGACGGTGCTTGCCCAAATGGTCAGCGAAGCCACCCGATTCAACGGAATCGCCCAGTCCATCAGCGGTCTCCGCTCCTCAGACAGCACAAGCCACCGAGACCGTCCGGAAAGGTGGTACACGGGATCGGCTCCGGCGCCCGCGGTGCTCGACATGGAGAACAATTGGGGCGCCCTGTCAGTGACCCTGGCCGACCTGCAGAACGGCCAGCCGCCGAGAAACCCGATCAGTGTCAATGGGACGCTCATCGACAACGCCGAACAGCTCAGTCAGCTCCTGAGCGTGGCCAACCGGAACTCACTGACCACAAACGCCCCGCTAATGCCGCAAGCCCCGGAACTGCCGGGACGGCCCGGGGGCGAATCGAAGGGCAGCGAATTCTGA
- a CDS encoding pyridoxamine 5'-phosphate oxidase family protein has translation MGTTDRAAKFYDEQVLDRLNPRMREFVARQEMFFLATSDRHGECDNTFRAGPPGFVQVFDDRTLAYPEYRGNGVLASLGNLQENPHVGILMIDFVQDRIGLHVNGRARVLSDEEMRRERPDLPVDPAPGRRARVWVEVTVEEAYIHCAKHIPHLQKVPARGDRAWGTDDSKRKGGDFFGAAAEAAGRAPDERPRREAGDPTSRASAPPHAAWPAGRAW, from the coding sequence TTGGGGACCACTGACCGCGCCGCCAAGTTCTATGACGAGCAGGTGCTCGACCGGCTCAACCCGCGGATGCGGGAGTTCGTGGCGCGGCAGGAGATGTTCTTCCTTGCCACCTCCGACCGCCACGGGGAGTGCGACAACACCTTCCGAGCCGGCCCTCCCGGCTTCGTCCAGGTCTTCGACGACAGGACGCTGGCCTACCCCGAGTACCGTGGCAACGGCGTCCTCGCCAGCCTCGGCAACCTCCAGGAGAATCCACACGTCGGCATTCTCATGATCGACTTCGTGCAGGACCGGATCGGTCTCCACGTCAACGGCCGGGCCCGTGTCCTGTCCGACGAAGAGATGCGCCGCGAACGCCCTGACCTGCCGGTCGACCCCGCGCCCGGCCGCCGGGCCCGGGTGTGGGTGGAGGTCACGGTGGAGGAGGCGTACATCCACTGCGCCAAGCACATCCCGCATCTTCAGAAGGTGCCGGCACGCGGGGACCGCGCGTGGGGCACGGACGACTCCAAGCGCAAGGGTGGTGACTTCTTCGGCGCGGCGGCCGAGGCAGCCGGCCGCGCTCCGGACGAGCGCCCGCGCCGCGAGGCCGGCGACCCCACGTCAAGGGCATCGGCCCCGCCGCACGCCGCCTGGCCGGCCGGAAGGGCCTGGTGA
- a CDS encoding heavy metal-binding domain-containing protein, producing the protein MTVFNPADGTPDGMSAQGVPADAMRRLAELQPGKPGSIFTSDLSVNEFLLVREAGFRPIGLVLGSSIYHVGIQLGRWGKNQELTTLSQAMYHARELAMTRMEAEAAQLGADGIVGVRLSVEAREFGSDIAEFIAVGTAVKAEHPAPGGNGGSWRNLKGQPFTSDLNGQDFWTLIRAGYAPLGMVMGTCVYHIAHQRMGQMFSNIGKNVEIEQFTQALYDARELAMARMQHEAEELRAEGIVGVQLNAHNHRWGGHTTEFFAIGTAVRPLREDHVIERPTMVLSLDG; encoded by the coding sequence ATGACCGTCTTCAACCCCGCCGATGGCACTCCCGACGGCATGTCCGCCCAGGGTGTGCCGGCCGACGCGATGCGGCGTCTGGCCGAGCTGCAGCCGGGCAAGCCGGGTTCGATCTTCACCAGCGACCTGTCGGTCAATGAGTTTCTACTTGTGCGCGAGGCGGGATTCCGGCCCATCGGTCTCGTACTGGGTAGTTCGATCTACCACGTGGGCATCCAGCTGGGCCGCTGGGGCAAGAACCAGGAGCTGACGACGCTCAGCCAGGCGATGTACCACGCCCGTGAGCTGGCGATGACCCGCATGGAGGCGGAGGCGGCCCAGCTGGGCGCGGACGGTATCGTCGGGGTACGGCTCAGTGTCGAAGCCCGTGAATTCGGCAGCGACATCGCGGAGTTCATCGCGGTCGGCACGGCGGTCAAGGCCGAACACCCTGCGCCAGGCGGCAACGGCGGCAGCTGGCGCAACCTCAAGGGGCAGCCGTTCACCTCGGACCTCAACGGCCAGGACTTCTGGACGCTCATCCGCGCCGGTTACGCCCCGCTGGGCATGGTGATGGGCACCTGCGTCTACCACATCGCGCATCAGCGGATGGGGCAGATGTTCTCCAACATCGGCAAGAACGTGGAGATCGAGCAGTTCACGCAGGCGCTGTACGACGCGCGGGAGCTGGCGATGGCGCGGATGCAGCACGAGGCGGAGGAGCTGCGGGCGGAGGGCATCGTCGGCGTGCAGCTCAATGCGCACAACCACCGCTGGGGCGGTCACACCACCGAGTTCTTCGCGATCGGCACGGCCGTGCGGCCCCTGCGCGAGGACCACGTCATCGAGCGCCCGACGATGGTGCTCAGCCTGGACGGCTGA